DNA from Variovorax sp. PBL-H6:
TGGCCGAAATACTGTTGCGCCCGGCAGTTGGCCAGCAGGTTCTGCCAGGTCTTCGGATAGTGCTGCTGCAGTTGAGTCACCGACTGCACCACGGGCCAGAGGAGGATCCCGTAGCCCGCGAAGGCGCCGATGCCGATGTCGATGGTCTTGAGGTACCCCAGCGAATAGAACTCGTCCATGGCGATGAGCACCGGCCAGTCGCCCTTGCGCCGCGGCTCCCGCTCCAGCGTCACCGTCGCGAGCTCCAGCAACATCAGCATCAGGCCGCGGTCCTCCCGCTGGAGCGCTGTGTTGCTGAGACAGACATACACCGTGGTGGGCCGTGCGCGCAGCGCGCGCAGTTCGAGTTGCGGGCCCGCCGAGCCGTCAAGCAATTCGCGGATGCCGGGGGTCCCGATGAAGCTCAGCGCATTGGCCACGGCGCCGAGCACGCCGCCTCTCTCGTCCCAGCCTTTGCCCAGCAGCGAGCGCGCCACGCCCTGGATCTCGCCCCGGAATGCCTCGTTCTCGGACATGAAGATGAGCAAGGCCTCCACGCCATCCGCCGCCGGGCAGGGAACGCCCGCCTGCGCCGCACTCGACTCGAGAACGGCGAGCCCGTCCAGGTCCCCCACGGTCAGGAGATGGCGCACATGGACCAAGTGGCGCAGGTCTTCGGGCTCGAAGGTTGCAACGTGCAGGATGGTGGCCGTGAGCAGCATGCGGGCCTGGGTCTGGAAATACTCGGCCGAGGCGTCGCCGCCGGACGTCTGCGGCACGAGCGACTCGGCAATGATCTTCGCGAAGCGCAGGGCCAGCGGGTTGGACTCGACGACGTCGCTCATCGGATTGAACGAGGACTTGACCGGGTGGTCCTTGACGATGTTCTCGGGATCGATCAGGTGGATGTCCTGGCCAAGAAACTGCGTGACCCGGCTGGAGCCCTTGCCGCGTGCGTTCGCAGTGATCGCGGCCAGCTGGCCCTTGGGGTCGATCACCAGCGCAGACCCCTGGTACTCCAGCAGATTGGGGACCAGCATCGCCCTGCCCTTGCCGCTGCGAGCGCCGGCGATCGTCACCGCATGCCGCGGATCGCCCTTGGGGCCGGCCACGACGAGGCGGCGTGGAAAGCCGAAGATCCGGTGCTCGTTCAGCACCTTCCCGTAGCGGATGGAACCGGGCCAATGGCTCCAGCGCCAGGCGAAGAGTTCCGACAGAGCCGCAAGCCGATGGTTGTCGCTCGCCTGCCGATGGCCGAGCGATCCTCTTCCCGGCGGCAGGATCCTGAAACGGTGCGCGCGTCCGATGCGCCCCACTTCTCCGGTCACCAGCACGAAGGCACAGCCGAGCACGATCGCCGCGCTCACCCAGTAGACAAGTGGCCGATATTGGGTCATGCCGGCGAGCGCCACGGCAGCTCCCATCGAGACCATCGCAATCGTCCACTGCCTGACTCGCATGAAGACGAGCGACCGGTTGCCGATGAAGCGCGTGAGCCAGCTTTGAGACATGCTTCGATTCACCCCTCTCGTGGGGCCGACGAGAGAATCGGCCGGTCTTTTTTTCTTCGCCAAGCCAACTTATGTAATTCGAAGTATTTACTTCGTTGGCGTTTTGCCCCTATTCTGCGTCACATATCATTCAGTTGAGCACGACGCAATGGTCACACCGGCAGATCGCGCGAGCGCGCTGAGGCAGTCGCAACGTCCTCCCACCCCAGCGCCTGCGCCGACCCCGGTCCGCGCGCCTGCGACGACACAAGCGCAGGCCCGTCCGCCCTCGGCTGCGGCCGCGAAGCCATCGCCTTCGGCTCCCAAGCCGTCGCCGGCCCGGGTATCGCCCTCGTTCAACACGGCCTCGCCACCGCCGCGGCAGCGCATCACGCCCGTCTTCAACGCCGCGGCCAATCCGGTGAAAGCCTCCCATCCGAAGCCGCCGAACATGCGGCCTCCGCCGCCACAGCCGTTGCCGGGGATGGGGCCCGGCGCCCCTTTCGACCGTGCCGCTTCCCTGCAACGCAAGGCGGCAATCGCCCAGCGGGTCGTGAACAAGGCCGCGGGCATCGGTCCC
Protein-coding regions in this window:
- a CDS encoding type IV secretory system conjugative DNA transfer family protein encodes the protein MSQSWLTRFIGNRSLVFMRVRQWTIAMVSMGAAVALAGMTQYRPLVYWVSAAIVLGCAFVLVTGEVGRIGRAHRFRILPPGRGSLGHRQASDNHRLAALSELFAWRWSHWPGSIRYGKVLNEHRIFGFPRRLVVAGPKGDPRHAVTIAGARSGKGRAMLVPNLLEYQGSALVIDPKGQLAAITANARGKGSSRVTQFLGQDIHLIDPENIVKDHPVKSSFNPMSDVVESNPLALRFAKIIAESLVPQTSGGDASAEYFQTQARMLLTATILHVATFEPEDLRHLVHVRHLLTVGDLDGLAVLESSAAQAGVPCPAADGVEALLIFMSENEAFRGEIQGVARSLLGKGWDERGGVLGAVANALSFIGTPGIRELLDGSAGPQLELRALRARPTTVYVCLSNTALQREDRGLMLMLLELATVTLEREPRRKGDWPVLIAMDEFYSLGYLKTIDIGIGAFAGYGILLWPVVQSVTQLQQHYPKTWQNLLANCRAQQYFGQLDPETHEYLSQRVAGIYSKVDLSSSFFSTDDRRQIVTFADRPASLLQLTYYDEEYGTNRYDIDPYL